One window from the genome of Metabacillus flavus encodes:
- the qcrB gene encoding menaquinol-cytochrome c reductase cytochrome b subunit, giving the protein MLNKIYDWVDERLDITPLWRDIADHEVPEHVNPAHHFSAFVYCFGGLTFFVTVIQVLSGMFLTMYYVPDIKNAWESVYYLQNEVAFGQIVRGMHHWGASLVIVMMFLHTLRVFFQGAYKKPRELNWIVGVLIFFVMLGLGFTGYLLPWDMKALFATKVGLQIAEATPFIGTQVKVLLSGHPEIVGAQTLTRFFAIHVFFLPAALFGLMAAHFLMIRKQGISGPL; this is encoded by the coding sequence ATGCTGAATAAAATTTACGACTGGGTGGATGAGCGTCTGGATATTACTCCTTTATGGCGGGATATTGCCGACCATGAAGTACCTGAACACGTCAACCCTGCCCATCATTTTTCTGCTTTTGTTTATTGCTTTGGAGGTCTGACCTTTTTCGTTACGGTCATTCAGGTATTATCCGGAATGTTCCTGACCATGTATTATGTTCCAGATATCAAAAATGCCTGGGAATCTGTCTACTATCTGCAGAATGAAGTTGCGTTCGGACAAATCGTCAGAGGGATGCACCATTGGGGTGCCAGTCTTGTCATTGTTATGATGTTTCTTCATACACTGCGGGTGTTTTTCCAGGGTGCCTATAAAAAACCGCGGGAATTGAACTGGATTGTTGGCGTACTGATCTTTTTCGTTATGCTCGGTCTTGGGTTTACCGGTTATTTGCTGCCCTGGGATATGAAAGCGCTTTTCGCAACAAAAGTAGGGCTTCAGATTGCAGAGGCCACACCTTTTATCGGGACTCAGGTAAAGGTGCTCCTCTCCGGCCATCCAGAAATCGTCGGTGCACAGACGCTGACAAGATTTTTTGCGATTCATGTATTCTTCCTTCCGGCCGCATTATTCGGTCTGATGGCTGCCCATTTTCTGATGATCAGAAAGCAGGGAATTTCCGGACCGCTGTAA
- a CDS encoding ubiquinol-cytochrome c reductase iron-sulfur subunit gives MSERKHGVSRRQFLNYTLTGVGGFMAAGMIMPMVRFALDPVLRPVAGQDLVQVVKVDEITAEPKRFNFKIKQVDAWHKSDEPRSAWVYKDDKGDIVALSPVCKHLGCTVSWNGDPENKNQFFCPCHYGRYEKDGKNVPGTPPLAPLDVFEQQVKDGYLFLGKAKKKGA, from the coding sequence ATGAGCGAGAGAAAACATGGGGTATCAAGAAGGCAGTTCCTTAACTATACGCTCACAGGTGTAGGCGGATTCATGGCCGCAGGAATGATCATGCCGATGGTCCGCTTTGCCCTTGACCCTGTTCTGCGGCCCGTTGCAGGCCAGGATTTAGTTCAAGTGGTAAAAGTGGATGAAATTACAGCCGAACCAAAACGATTCAATTTTAAGATCAAGCAGGTCGATGCCTGGCACAAATCCGATGAACCGCGTTCTGCCTGGGTTTACAAGGATGATAAAGGAGATATCGTTGCCTTATCCCCTGTCTGCAAACACTTAGGCTGCACGGTCAGCTGGAACGGGGATCCTGAGAACAAAAATCAGTTCTTCTGCCCATGCCATTACGGACGTTATGAAAAAGATGGCAAAAACGTACCGGGTACACCTCCGCTGGCTCCTTTGGACGTATTTGAACAGCAGGTCAAAGACGGCTACTTGTTTCTCGGTAAAGCCAAGAAGAAAGGAGCGTAG
- a CDS encoding DUF2487 family protein: MYTIKWAANDALALEKEKQYIDTLVVPLIPAGSAPSLMENIQAGEFAMLLSEELERQLRGRIMLSPPFTYLPREADALTRLLEWKKDAEADFGHIFFLTTDSSWKTKGGELQNHLIWIPSIPLQNLDREVTGQLLESHLEQIMNILLQFWNCK; encoded by the coding sequence GTGTACACCATTAAATGGGCTGCCAATGATGCGCTGGCTTTAGAAAAAGAAAAGCAATACATAGACACACTCGTTGTTCCGCTAATACCAGCGGGTTCCGCCCCGTCGCTGATGGAGAATATCCAGGCAGGTGAATTTGCCATGCTGCTGTCTGAAGAGCTGGAAAGGCAGCTTAGAGGCAGAATCATGCTAAGTCCTCCATTTACTTATCTGCCTCGTGAAGCAGATGCTTTAACAAGGCTGCTGGAGTGGAAAAAGGATGCTGAGGCTGACTTTGGGCACATTTTCTTTTTAACAACAGATTCCAGCTGGAAGACAAAAGGAGGGGAGCTTCAGAATCATTTGATTTGGATTCCTTCCATACCGCTTCAGAATCTGGATCGTGAAGTTACAGGCCAATTGCTGGAGAGTCATTTGGAGCAAATTATGAACATTTTATTACAATTTTGGAATTGTAAATGA
- a CDS encoding ReoY family proteolytic degradation factor, with product MMTPVSVHEKKDFIRWFLNHYQLKRRECVWILNYLMSHDALMERVHFVEQAQYCPRGIIMSTHCVEEVPFRFYKENVMTTDAEKSFHDIRLNREEELYIQINFRSSYQSPHYAAVMEGNPFMPKHLNGNEKDRLIAERVLESAIQNYQKDKLLQLIDEALDRHDEDAFKDLTNKLNALK from the coding sequence ATGATGACCCCTGTTTCTGTCCACGAGAAGAAGGATTTTATCAGATGGTTTTTGAACCACTACCAGCTTAAGCGGAGAGAATGTGTTTGGATTCTGAATTACCTGATGAGTCATGATGCTTTAATGGAAAGGGTCCATTTTGTAGAACAGGCACAATATTGTCCCCGGGGAATCATCATGTCTACCCATTGCGTGGAAGAGGTTCCTTTCAGATTCTACAAAGAAAATGTCATGACTACAGATGCTGAGAAATCCTTTCATGATATCCGTTTGAATCGCGAAGAAGAGCTTTATATTCAGATCAATTTCAGATCTTCTTACCAATCCCCGCATTACGCGGCCGTAATGGAAGGGAACCCGTTTATGCCGAAACATCTTAATGGCAATGAGAAAGACCGCCTTATTGCCGAGCGGGTCCTTGAGAGCGCCATTCAAAATTACCAAAAGGATAAACTCCTGCAATTGATTGATGAAGCCCTGGACCGGCATGATGAAGATGCTTTTAAGGACTTAACAAACAAACTTAATGCGTTAAAATAA
- a CDS encoding tetratricopeptide repeat protein has product MANSLEEAINLVENGEAEEGLNKLSRLQNNLHDEEKFLLADKYYEWGLPDKALELLADLHLLYPQETDISLLMAEAYIDMEQEDEAISILDQVSKDDPAYPQALLLQADLYQLQGLQEVSEIKLKEAKKLLPDEPLIDFALGEFYYHGGDDKTSISYYEKAAISAEVFAGVNINQRLADALSGSGEFEAAMPYYEKTINEKIEPHSVFGYGLAALRAGQSKTAIQQLENLKELDPGFSSLYLPLARAYEEEGMLQESQETAMEGIREDEFNKDLYLFAGKISLKNQQPDRAIQLLREAAAIDPGHAEAVLTLANIYLHQEQYQEIIDLLTEVMKFEEEDPQYFWLLGKSCNETENFSLALDYYDRAYKFFKDQTDFLEEYARFLLEEGNRQKAMELFRKILSLDPANVEIEALLMQLEDELKQ; this is encoded by the coding sequence ATGGCAAACTCTTTAGAAGAAGCAATTAACCTGGTAGAAAACGGAGAAGCGGAAGAAGGATTGAATAAGCTTTCCAGACTTCAGAACAACCTCCATGATGAAGAAAAGTTTCTTCTTGCGGACAAGTATTATGAATGGGGCCTTCCTGACAAAGCCCTGGAATTACTTGCAGATCTTCATCTTTTATATCCTCAGGAAACCGATATATCCCTCTTGATGGCAGAAGCCTACATCGATATGGAACAGGAAGATGAAGCCATCTCCATCCTGGATCAAGTATCAAAGGATGATCCTGCCTATCCTCAGGCTTTGCTCCTTCAAGCAGATTTATATCAGCTGCAGGGGCTCCAGGAGGTTAGTGAAATCAAACTGAAAGAAGCGAAAAAACTTCTTCCTGATGAACCGCTGATTGATTTTGCCCTCGGAGAATTTTATTATCATGGCGGGGATGATAAAACCTCTATTTCTTATTATGAAAAAGCAGCGATTTCTGCCGAAGTTTTTGCAGGAGTTAATATTAACCAGCGATTAGCCGATGCTTTGAGCGGATCAGGTGAATTTGAGGCTGCAATGCCTTATTATGAAAAAACAATCAATGAAAAGATAGAGCCTCATTCTGTTTTCGGCTACGGGCTTGCTGCACTAAGAGCAGGCCAATCAAAAACCGCAATTCAGCAGCTTGAGAATTTAAAAGAGCTGGATCCAGGCTTCTCATCCCTTTACCTTCCGCTCGCAAGGGCTTATGAAGAAGAGGGGATGCTTCAGGAAAGCCAGGAAACGGCTATGGAAGGCATCAGGGAAGATGAATTTAATAAAGACTTATATTTATTTGCTGGGAAAATTTCTTTGAAAAATCAGCAGCCGGATAGGGCAATCCAATTGCTTCGTGAGGCAGCAGCCATCGACCCTGGGCACGCAGAAGCGGTTCTTACGCTAGCCAATATCTATCTTCATCAGGAACAATACCAGGAAATCATTGATTTGCTTACAGAAGTGATGAAATTTGAAGAAGAAGATCCGCAGTATTTTTGGCTTCTTGGCAAAAGCTGCAATGAAACAGAAAATTTTTCACTGGCATTAGACTATTATGATCGCGCATATAAATTTTTTAAAGACCAGACCGATTTCCTTGAAGAGTATGCCCGTTTCCTTTTAGAAGAGGGAAACCGCCAAAAAGCGATGGAATTATTCAGGAAAATTCTATCGCTTGACCCTGCGAATGTCGAAATTGAAGCCTTATTGATGCAATTGGAAGACGAATTAAAACAGTAG
- the aroA gene encoding 3-phosphoshikimate 1-carboxyvinyltransferase, whose amino-acid sequence MKLHSSRGLQGEIQIPGDKSISHRAVMFGSVAEGKTVITNFLNGADCLSTISCFKKMGVDITVDGTNVEVIGKGLDGLQEPADILDAGNSGTTTRLILGLLAGTPFHSCLIGDESIAKRPMSRVTDPLKQMGASIDGRENGNFTPISIRGGSLSGISYESKVASAQVKSAILLAGLCTNGERTSITEPHKSRDHTERMLKSFGADVEEDGLTVSIKGGQKLKAAQIEVPGDISSAAFFLAAGAIVPNSKLVLKRVGINPTRSGILDVLEKMGADIKVTEVETASFEPLADLEIETSDLRGTTISGDLIPKLIDEIPIIALMATQAEGKTIIKDAEELKVKETNRIDTVVNELKKLGADIEATEDGMIIRGKTPLIGGAEVSSHGDHRIGMMLSIAACLTEKPVELAHADAINVSYPQFFNDLARVNQ is encoded by the coding sequence ATGAAGCTTCATTCGAGCAGAGGTTTACAGGGGGAAATTCAGATCCCGGGCGATAAATCAATTTCACACCGTGCAGTTATGTTCGGTTCAGTGGCAGAAGGAAAAACCGTGATTACGAACTTTCTAAACGGGGCGGACTGTTTAAGCACCATTTCCTGTTTTAAAAAAATGGGGGTGGATATAACCGTAGATGGGACAAATGTAGAAGTTATCGGTAAAGGTCTTGATGGGCTTCAGGAACCCGCTGATATCCTCGATGCCGGGAACTCCGGCACGACCACGCGCCTCATTCTCGGGTTGCTTGCCGGTACTCCCTTCCACTCTTGCCTGATCGGTGATGAATCCATCGCCAAACGTCCGATGAGCAGAGTGACAGATCCTCTTAAGCAAATGGGAGCCTCAATTGATGGCAGGGAAAATGGAAACTTTACCCCCATCTCCATTAGAGGAGGCAGCTTAAGCGGCATTTCATATGAATCCAAGGTTGCAAGCGCCCAGGTAAAATCGGCAATTCTTCTTGCCGGCCTCTGCACAAACGGAGAGCGGACAAGTATAACGGAGCCTCATAAATCTAGAGATCATACCGAACGAATGCTGAAGTCATTCGGGGCGGATGTCGAAGAAGACGGCTTAACTGTATCCATTAAAGGCGGACAGAAGCTTAAAGCCGCTCAAATTGAGGTACCTGGTGATATTTCTTCAGCCGCTTTCTTTTTAGCAGCGGGAGCGATTGTGCCGAATAGCAAATTGGTATTAAAAAGAGTGGGCATCAATCCGACCCGTTCAGGAATATTGGATGTTCTTGAAAAAATGGGAGCTGACATCAAGGTAACCGAAGTGGAAACAGCTTCGTTTGAGCCATTGGCGGATCTTGAGATTGAAACATCTGACTTAAGAGGAACGACCATATCCGGAGATCTGATTCCAAAATTAATCGATGAAATTCCAATCATCGCCTTAATGGCCACTCAGGCAGAAGGAAAAACGATTATTAAGGATGCGGAAGAACTGAAGGTAAAAGAAACAAATCGCATTGATACTGTCGTAAATGAATTGAAAAAACTCGGCGCGGATATTGAAGCAACCGAAGATGGCATGATTATCCGCGGAAAAACACCATTAATCGGCGGGGCTGAAGTTTCCAGTCATGGCGATCACCGGATTGGGATGATGCTATCGATTGCAGCTTGTTTAACGGAAAAACCAGTTGAATTGGCTCATGCGGATGCAATTAATGTATCATACCCTCAATTTTTCAATGATTTGGCACGGGTCAATCAATAA